The Coffea arabica cultivar ET-39 chromosome 6e, Coffea Arabica ET-39 HiFi, whole genome shotgun sequence genome contains the following window.
TTGAGAGATGAAGTCTACTACATTTAAGGCAAACTACTTATCCCATCCTTCCGTTACGGGTTCAGCTTGGAAGGAATCAAATCACACTGCGACTACAAGTGTATTAATcattccacaaagctctacagtcaattccttgaaaagtaagttgcttagtttctaaatcaaatgccatgtagaaatattattggagattaatcccaataaaattaatttatatcCTAGCTATGAAGCATCCACCACATTAAAGCATACCTTACCAGaatattgttgaaagatgttctCGTAGTCCAGTTCAACTGTTGACTCAGTAGCAAAATGAAATGGTACGGTAGGAACCCCAATGAAATCTGTGTAGAGATTTCCCCTGTAACAAAGCTTAGTTACATATGTCCCATGGTAGTCCGCTCTCTCAAGTTAATCTCCAACCAAGTCTACAATCTCTTTTTGTAATTTCCACTATGCCATTGGCTGAAGAGCACTATAACTTGCACCAGTATCAAAAGCTGCACCACTtttatgatttgatattttcagttgttcatTGTCAATGTCAAGCATCTTACCTCCAAAACTTATGCCTTCTAGGTCTGCATAGTATTTGAGGCCATCAATCTGAAAAGGAGTTGAATCTCCTCCAGTGGCTAAATTCTTTCCAAAGATTAGTATATTTTTATCATAGATAGAATCACCGAATTTTTCAATACAATAAGAAAATTCACCAGATCCCAATTGTGATAGTAAAGAATGTTTTGCTATCCCAAGTTCAAGCAGTCCATTGTAGTAATTGGCTGTTGTTTCTGCTTCATATGAGCATCCAAGAACTACATCGTTGATAAGTGATCCTTTGTTGTGGGAggacttaaaaataaaactcTCTGACGCAAGTATCCCTCTTGAAAATCCTGTTCCATGTTGCATATAATATTTGCATGATTTTTTGTCACAAAAGAACTGAGTGGCATTGTTACAATATTCATGACAGTCTgctaaatttgaaaaagttgagGACCCTGCAGTATTATAGGGTGGATCCAATGAATATTAACCATCACCACCCACTAGATTATCGTAATGGACCCAAAATAGGCTGCTACCAGTGTCAAAAGCTACAGTTTGTTGGACAGGTGGTTCGCTCATttcaaaacatgcaagaaacaaggaaactttaCGTCGCGTTGCTAAACTTGCTTGGAAATCACTCTGATCAGTGAATCCTTCGGCTTGCATCGACAAAAAGTTTAATCGAGCCAACGAAATCTCCATATCTCTATCCACTTGATCTTCAAGTTTGGCGGTCTGATCGAAATACAGAGAGCCAACAACATTATGATAAATTTGTTTTGTCACTGTCTTGTTGGATATGGGGCTGTTTAGTATTGTACTTAGAAATAGGCAGGTAATGGTAAAAGTTAAGGCAAGAGAAAAGGCTTGAAAACGTCGCATATCCCCTCTAACAGCATAtatcaaaggtttcaaagaaaAACGAAGCAAAAGGAGGGAACAATTCGATGTGCATTGTGATATAATATCCAACTatcaatatctatatctatatgtattgcagaaggGGTTTCTAGCAGAGACTCTCTCAATAgcttctaaacttctcattcttttgtctagatttttgtattaattttaatacataaaaagtagtgggttgtaGCCAACcttatcaccaatcaaatttaaattcaaaatatttccactatctcttaactcatcctacaaccactcctacaaatcctctaatcatcatcccCCGTTTCCTTCCACATTCCCTTCCGAATTTCCCGTTCCAATTAAGAGTCCACTCCAATTAATGTATTGCAGAAGGCGTTTTTAGCAGAGACCCTCTCAATGGCTTcaaaacttctcattcttttttctaaatttttgaatttattttaatacataaaaagtagtgggttataaccaaccttatcatcaattaaatttaaatttaaaatattcccattATCTCTTAATTCATCCTacaaccactcctacaaatcctctaatcatcatctcACGTTTTCCCCCACATTTCTCCCAcgtttcccactccaattaagtgtactccaatttaagaattccaccccaattaaaactcctccaaacatagcttcctccttcaattatcttgcatgctcattcgtattttttggtaaaccaaaataagaatctattatcactttcatctttcttgtggtgtcaatccaattctgtgtcatcccatgaatcaaatgaaccctaacaagTCCGAATACATGCCACGTATATCCGAACTGGTGATTAATCGAAATAGCAATACTACTTTATGAGTCTCTAATCTCTTTCAGTCTTCTCTTGCGGGATTTATTACTTGTTTGTGTCATCACTGTCGGATCACCCTCTCAATGTCATCTTTATCACCACCatttttagttagggttttaaatgaAGTCCCGATTTTGTCACAAATAATGCTTATCCATGCATATTTTCGTGGTCAACTAGAGCTTGATAACTGTGTTATGGGTCCTAAGAATCGTCTCATGAATTTTACATCCCTCTCAAGCCAGCTTTAAATAAGGTCTGTAGTGAAGATATATTGAAAGTTTTACCAGTCAATGGTGGTAGCCGGCGTTTGTGGCGCAAGTGGCAGCACGTCCTTTTTTCAGCTGTGTCTATAAGAGAAGATCAGGCAtgactaaacatgaacatggtcaTGGGGATTTGCTTTGTCCCTACACAATATTGCATGGGGTATCAACAGCATCTTTGACTGCTCTAAATTGCCTGGAGCAGTGCTGATTCATGTTAGCCTTTGGAGCAAAACCATTTAACAgtggagaagaagggaaaaaaggaaagaaaagataaaagaaaaagaaaaagaagaaaatgagagaagtggaaaaaaaaaagaattaggaaGAGAATGTTCTCTCGCTACATTCCGGACGGTTGCAAGGGCTTTTCCCCACTTTATTTGAGAGTACCTTCGGAACAAAATTGTAGACTGTTAATCTCATAAACCATTTTCAGGAGGCTCACGCATAATTTTTACACGTATACATCACTTGCAGGTGGCACAATCAGTTATAAGTTAATATTcatggcaatttgaaaaatgaggggCTTTGTAAACATTTAAGTATGCCACAGCATTTGCGAGAAAAACTTGAATTACTGCAGTCCAGacatttgttgaataataaaataaaagatgTCAAACTTTCATATCTTTGTCAATTCAGGCTATCAGATCCAGAATGTATATGTTAGGAACACTGATTTTGTTCTTGAAGTTCAACATTTGACGCACACTTGAGAGATGAAGTCTACTACATGTAAGGCAAACTACTTACCCATCCTTCCATTACGGGTTCAGCTTGGAAGGAATCAAATCACACTGCGAATACAAGTGTATTAATcattccacaaagctctacagtcaattccttgaaaagtaagttgcttagtttccaaatcaaatgccatgtagaaatattattggagattaatcccaataaaattaaatttatatccCAACTATGAAGCGTCCACCACATTAAAGCATACCTTACCAGAATATTGTTGAAATATGTTCTCGTAGTCCAGTTCCACTGTTGAATCATTCGCAAAAAGAAACGGTACAGTAGGAACCCCAATGAAATCTGTGTAGAGATTTCCCCTGTAACAAAGCTTAGTTACATATGTCCCATGGTAGTCCGCTCtctcaagtgaatctccaaccaAGTCTACAATCTCTTTTTGTAATTTCCACTATGCCATTGGCTGAAGAGCACTAGAACTTGCACCAGAATCAAAAGCTGCACCACCTTTATGATTTGACATTTTCAGTTGTTCATTGTCAATGTCAAGCATCTTACCTCCAAAACTTATGCCTTCTAGGTCTGCATAGTATTTGAAACCATCAATCTGAAAAGGAGTTGAATCTCCTCCAGTGGCTAAATTCTTTCCAACGATTAGTATATTTTTATCATAGCTAGAATCAACTAATTTTTCAATACAATAAGAAAATTCACCAGATCCCAATTGTGATTGTAAAGATTGTTTTGCGATCCCAAGTTCAAGCGGTCCATTGTAGTTATTGGCTGTTGTTTCTGCTTCATGTGAGCATCCAAGAACTACATCGTTGATATGTGATCCTTTATTGTGGGAGGACTTAAAAATAAATCTCTCAGACGCAAGTATCCCTCTTGAAAATCCAGTTCTATATTGCATATAATATTTGCATGATTTTTTGTCACAAAAGCACTGAGTGACATTGTAACAATATTCATGACAGTCTgctaaatttgaaaaagttgagGACCCTGCAGAATTATAGGGTGGATCCAATGAATATTCACCATCACCACCCATTGGATTATCGCAATAGACCTAAAATAGGCTGCTACCAGTGTCAAAAGCAACAGTTTGTTGGACAGGTGGTTCGCTcatttcaaaacatgaaagaaacaaggaaactttaCGTCGCGTTGCTAAACTTGCTTGGAAATCGCTCTGATCAGTGAATCCTTCGGCTTGCATCGACAAAAAGTTTAACCGAGCCAACGAAATCTCCATATCTCTATCCACTAGATCTTCAAGTTTGGCGGTCTGATCGAAATACGGAGAGCCAACAACATTATGATAAATTTGTTTTGTCACTGTCCTGTTGGATGTGGGGCTGTTTAGTATTGTACTTGGAAATAGGCAGGTAATGGTAAAAGTTAAGGCAAGGGAAAAGGCTTGAAAACGTCGCATATCCCCTCTAACAGCATAtatcaaaggtttcaaagaaaAACGCAGAAAAAGGAGGGAACAATTCGATGTGCATTGTGATATAATATCCAACTatcaatatctatatctatatgtattgcggAAGGGGTTTTAGCAGAGACTCTCTCAATGacttctaaacttctcattcttttttctagatttttgtattaattttaatacataaaaagtagtgggttgtaACCAACCTTACCACCactcaaatttaaatttaaaatattctcactgtctcttaactcatcctacaaccactcctacaaatcctctaatcatcatcccacgtttccctccacattccctcccgcgtttcccactccaattaatAGTCCACTCCAATTAATGTATTGCAGAAGGCGTTTTTAGCAGAGACCCTCTCAATggtttttaaatttctcgttcttttttctagatttttgtattttttttaatacataaaaagtagtgggttataaccaaccttatcatcaattaaatttaaatttaaaatattcccactatctcttaactcatccgACAACCcctcctacaaatcctctaatcatcatctcACGTTTCCCCCCACATTTCCTCCCGTgtttcccactccaattaagaGTCCTCCATTTTAAGAATTCCACCCcaattaaaactcctccaaaCATAGCTTCCACCTTCATTTCTCTTGCATGCTCATTCGTATTTTTTAGTAAGCCAAAATAAGAATCTATTATCACTTTCATCTTTCTTGTGGTGTCAATCCAATTCTGTGTCATCCCatgaatcaaatgaaccctaacaagTCCGAATACATGCCACGTATATCCAAACTGGTGATTAATCGAAATAACAATACTACTTTATGAGTCTCTAATCTCTTTCAGTCTTCTCTTGCGGGATTTATTACTTGTTTGTGTCATCACTGTCGGATCACCCTCTCAGTGTCATCTTCATCACCACCatttttagttagggttttaaatgaAGTCCCGATTTTGCCGCAAATAATGCTTATCCATGCATATTTTCGTGGTCAACTAGTGCTTGATAACTGTGTTATGGGTCCTAAGGATCATCTCATCAATTTTACATCCCTCTCAAGCTAGCTTTAAATAAGGTCTGTAGTGAAGATATGTTGGAAGTTTCACCAGTCAATGGTGGTAGCGGTAGTGGCCGGCGTTTGTGGCGCAAATGGCAGCACGTCCTATTTTCAGCTGTGCCTATTAGAGAAGATCCGGCAAGACTAAACAAGAACATGGTCATGGGGATTTGCTTTGTCCCTACACAATATTGCATGGGGTATAAGCAGCATCTTTGACAGCTCTAAATTGCCTGGAGCAATGCTGATTCTTGTTAGCCTTTGGAGCAAAACCATTTAACAGTGGAGaggaagggaaaaaaaggaaagaaaagataaaagaaaaagaaaaagaagaaaaggagagtagaggaaaagaaaaagaattaggaaGAGAATGTTCTCTCTCTACATTCCGGACGGTTGCAGGGGCTTTTCCCTACTTTATTTGAGAGTACCTTCGGAACAAAATTGTAGACTGTTAATCTCGAAAACCATTTTCAGGAGGCTCACGCATAATTTTTTCACGTATACATCACTTGCAGGTGGCACAATCAGTTATAAGTTAATATTCATGGCAATTTGAGAAATGAGGGGCTTCGTAAACATTTAAGTATGCCGCAGCATTTGCGAGAAAAACATGAATTACTGCAGTCTAGacatttgttgaataataaaaaaaaaagatgtcagaCTTTCATATCTTTGTCAATTCAGGCTATCAGATCCAGAATGTATATGTTGGGAACACTGATTTTGTTCATGAAGTTCAACATTTGACGCACACTTGAGTGATGAAGTCTACTACATGTAAGGCAAACTACTTATCCCATCCTTCCATTACGGGTTCAGCTTGGAAGGAATCAAATCACACTGCGAATACAAGTGTATTAATCATTCCACAAAACTCTACAGTCAATTCCTTGAAAAGTAAGTTgcttagtttccaaatcaaatgccatgtagaaatattattggagattaatcccagtaaaattaaatttatatccCAGCTATGAAGCGTCCACCACATTAAAGCATACCTTACCAGAATATTGTTTAAAAATGTTCTCGGAGTCCAGTTCCACTGTTGAATCATTAGAAAAATGAAATGGTACAGTAGGAACCCCAATGAAATCTGTGTAGAGATTTCCCATGTAACAAAGCTTAGTTACATATGTCCCATGGTAGTCCGCTCtctcaagtgaatctccaaccaAGTCTACAATCTCTTTTTGTAATTTCCACTATGCCATTGGCTGAAGAGCACTAGAACTTGCACCAGAATCAAAAGCTGCACCACCCTTATGATTTGACATTTTCAGTTGTTCATTGTCAATGTCAAGCATCTTACCTCCAAAACTTATGCCTTCTAGGTCTGCATAGTATTTGAACCATCAATCTGAAAAGGAGTTGAATCTCCTCCAGTGGCTAAATTCTTTCCAACGATTAGTATATTTTTATCATAGCTAGAATCAACTAATTTTTCAATACAATAAGAAAATTCACCAGATCCCAATTGTGATTGTAAAGAATGTTTTGCTCTCCCAAGTTCAAGCAGTCCATTGTAGTTATTGGCTGCTGTTTCTGCTTCATGTGAGCATCCAAGAACTACATCGTTGATATGTGATCCTTTATTGTGGGAGGACTTAAAAATAAATCTCTCAGACGCAAGTATCCCTCTTGAAAATCCAGTTCCATATTGCATATAATATTTGCATGATTTTTTGTCACAAAAGCACTGAGTGACATTGTAACAATATTCATGACAGTCTgctaaatttgaaaaagttgagGACCCTGCAGAATTATAGGGTGGATCCAATGAATATTCACCATCACCACCCATTGGATTATCGCAATGGACCTAAAATAGGCTGCTACCAGTGTCAAAAGCAACAGTTTGTTGGACAGGTGGTTCGCTCATttcaaaacatgcaagaaacaaggaaactttaCGTCGCGTTGCTAAACTTGCTTGGAAATCACTCTGATCAGTGAATCCTTCGGCTTGCATCGACAAAAAGTTTAACCGAGCCAACGAAATCTCCATATCTCTATCCACTAGATCTTCAAGTTTGGCGGTCTGATCGAAATACGGTGAGCCAACAACATTATGATAAATTTGTTTTGTCACTGTCCTGTTGGATGTGGGGCTGTTTAGTATTGTACTTGGAAATAGGCAGGTAATGGTAAAAGTTAAGGCAAGGGAAAAGGCTTGAAAACGTCGCATATCCCCTCTAACAGCATAtatcaaaggtttcaaagaaaaacgcagaaaaagaagggaacaattcgatgtgcattgtgatataatatccaactatcaatatctatatctatatgtattgcggAAGGGGTTTTAGCGGAGACTCTCTCAATGacttctaaacttctcattcttttttctagatttttgtattaattttaatacataaaaaatagtgggttataaccaaccttatcatcaattaaatttaaatttaaaatatttccactatctcttaactcatccgACAACCcctcctacaaatcctctaatcatcatctcACGTTTCCCCCCACATTTCCTCCCGTgtttcccactccaattaagagtcctccaatttaagaatttcaccccaattaaaactcctccaaaCATAGCTTCCACCTTCAATTCTCTTGCATGCTCATTCGTATTTTTTGGTAAGTCAAAATAAGAATCTATTATCACTTTCATCTTTCTTGTGGTGTCAATCCAATTCTGTGTCATCCCatgaatcaaatgaaccctaacaagTCCGAATACATGCCACGTATATCCAAACTGGTGATTAATCGAAATAGCAATACTACTTTATGAGTCTCTAATCTCTTTCAGTCTTCTCTTGCGGGATTTATTACTTGTTTGTGTCATCACTGTCGGATCACCCTCTCAGTGTCATCTTCATCACCACCATTTTTAGTTAGGATTTTAAATGAAGTCCCGATTTTGCCGCAAATAATGCTTATCCATGCATATTTTCGTGGTCAACTAGTGCTTGATAACTGTGTTAAGGGTCCTAAGGATCATCTCATGAATTTTACATCCCTCCCAAGCCAGCTTTAAATAAGGTCTGTAGTGAAGATATGTTGGAAGTTTTACCAGTCAATGGTGGTAGCCGGTAGTGGCCGACGTTTGTGGCGCAAGTGGCAGCACGTCCTTTTTTCAGCTGTGCCTATAAGAGAAGATCCGGCAagactaaacatgaacatggtcaAGAGGATTTGCTTTGTCCCTACACAATATTGCATGGGGTATCAGCAGCATCTTTGACTGCTCTAAATTGCCTGGAGCAGTGCTGATTCATGTTAGCCTTTGGAGAAAAACCATTTAACAGtggagaagaaggaaaaaaaaggaaagaaaagataaaagaaaaagaaaaagaagaaatggagagaagaggaaaagaaaaagaattaggaaTAGAATGTTCTCTCTCTACATTCCGGACGATTGCAGGGGCTTTTTCCTACTTTATTTGAGAGTACCTTCGGAACAAAATTGTAGACTGTTAATCTCAAAAACCATTTTCAGGAGGCTCACGCATAATTTTTTCACGTATACATCACTTGCAGGTGGCACAATCAGTTATAAGTTAATATTcatggcaatttgaaaaatgaggggCTTCGTAAACATTTAAGTATGCCACAGCATTTGCGAGAAAAACATGAATTACTGCAGTCTAGacatttgttgaataataaaaaaaaagatgtcagaCTTGCATATCTTTGTCAATTCAGGCTATCAAATCCAGAATGTATATGTTGGGAACACTGATTTTGTTCTTGAAGTTCAACATTTGACGCACACTTGAGAGATGAAGTCTACTACATGTAAGGCAAACTACTTATCCCATCCTTCCATTACGGGTTCAGCTTGGAAGGAATCAAATCACACTGCGAATACAAGTGTATTAATcattccacaaagctctacagtccattccttgaaaagtaagttgcttagtttccaaatcaaatgccatgtagaaatattattggagattaatcccaataaaattaaatttatatccTAGCTATGAAGCGTCCACCACATTTAAGCATACCTTACCAGaatattgttgaaagatgttctcgtagtccagttccactgttgaatcattagcaaaatgaaatGGTACAGGAGGAACCCCAATGAAATCTGTGTAGAGATTTTCCCTGTAACAAAGCTTAGTTACATGTCCCATGGTAGTCCGCTCtctcaagtgaatctccaaccaAGTCTACAATCTCTTTGTGTAATTTTCACTATGCCATTGGCTGAAGAACACTAGAACTTGCACCAGAATCAAAAGCTGCACCACCtttatgatttgatattttcagttgttcatTGTCAATGTCAAGCATCTTACCTCCAAAACTTATGCCTTCTAAGTCTACATAGTATTTGAAGCCATCAATCTAAAAAGGAGTTGAATCTCCTCCAGTGGCTAAATTCTTTCCATCGATCAGTATATTTTTATCATAGCTAGAATCACCTAATTTTTCAATACAATAAGAAAATTCACCAGATTCCAATTGTGATAGTAAAGAATGTTTTGCTGTCCCAAGTTCAAGCAGTCCATTGTAGTTATTGGCTGCTGTTTCTGCTTCATGTGAGCATCCAAGAACTACATCGTTGATAAGTGACCTTTATTGTGGGAGGACTTAAAAATAAATCTCTCGGACGCAAGTATCCCTCTTGAAAATCCAGTTCCATATTGCATATAATATTTGCATGATTTTTTGTCACAAAAGCATTGAGTGGCATTGTTACAATATTCATGACAATTtgctaaatttgaaaaatttgaggACCCTGCAGAATTATAGGTTGGATCCCATCCTTACATTGTCTCCTTATATTATGAGAAATTTTCATTTCTCTTACATTAGCTTCCTAAACATTCAATTTCTTTTAGATATATCTTCTCTGGTACAAATGTTTTGAAACTATTAAAACACAAATTTGGTTACTATTTTAATAAAGTGTAGCTTTGATACtttcaaaacacaaaaacacaGTAACaaaaatctaatttttatttgaaattttctaGCATAATAACAACATTATTTTAGGTGTATAATGCTCCCCCTATTGGCCATTGATCCTAGCTCCGGCACTGCATTTAGACATATTTGCCAATTTAATTTGGATTACCTTTTTATGCACTGACAGTGTAATAATTTTTTACATTAGCAACTTTGGTTATATACCACACGTGCattatttaaatttcaaatttgaattcttATTATGTGGTATGATTTAAATTTGCtagtgtaaaaaaaatatacattaaAGTGTATAAAAAAGTTATCCATTTAATTTCACGCTTGTCAAACAATTAACTCCTAAAGCCCTTTTATTAACCTATCTTAATTTTACCAACTCCTCTCTCTATGTTTCATCCTTTCCAACTTCTCTCTACTTTTTTACATCTTCTCAAAGGCTTCTTCAAGTGTTCGTTTTCCTAATAAAgtcttttctaaaattttttagtgAGAGTTTTAAGTTTCTCCTAGGATTCTCAGTGAAAATTTTCTATTCTTTTATGGattctgtgaggacccgaaaattttcttatttttatagaatattactggaatatttaaatgattattcacttattttcttcgaattatttatttcgaccattttaaatccatttatatggaacgacacctctttatatttttaaagcgttttgttgaaaaattcgctTTTCGAAAATTTGTTTAGTCCGAAACGACGGGTACACGTTTTtctaggctatacttgaatcgggagtgtattaatattggagaattaaaaacgatcaataatagattaagaaaggttaatggaggaattaatactcaattcacgtgaggactcgtaaaattattatttttaaaacccctaattttggctcaattaattatctatttggatttttgccccgaatattattttctatccttattagacctaagtacatgattttatagcttcgttatatttttaaagtgtctcgtttcaaaaattattttcttataagcttgtttagtgaaaaggtgAAAACGTGTCCAAACACTTTACCCAATTGGGAATACAATAAGCTCGAAAATTTAAGACATAtacaatggttctaaaataggtaaatttaggtttaactactcaagtgatagttagtggtacgatcgttataagaatttcttgaaggtttcattttatcgcgcctaaattggaaa
Protein-coding sequences here:
- the LOC140009950 gene encoding protein ASPARTIC PROTEASE IN GUARD CELL 1-like, translated to MGGDGEYSLDPPYNSAGSSTFSNLADCHEYCYNVTQCFCDKKSCKYYMQYGTGFSRGILASERFIFKSSHNKGSHINDVVLGCSHEAETAANNYNGLLELGRAKHSLQSQLGSDLEGISFGGKMLDIDNEQLKMSNHKGGAAFDSGANFIGVPTVPFHFSNDSTVELDSENIFKQYSGKANKNQHCSRQFRAVKDAAYTPCNIV